AACAGGGTAAACGAAACCTAGATAAACTTCACATGAAGAAAACCAAACGGATGTTATTTAGCCCCGCGGAAATTGCTTTATCAAAccatacaaataaaaaacataaaaccATACAAAACAATGTATCTTAAACATAAAAAAACAACACTTGGGAATATTTCCTTATTATTATAATACTAAAAAACTTTAAACCCACAAATGTAATGTAGGCTACAAAACATACAATGTTGCTCAAACCTAGTCCTTCCCCAAACCGCCTGAATCAATTCTCAGAAGAAACACAGGCTCTGGATGAAAATCTGCATTTTCACATTATGATGTTTTTGTGGGGGCAAGATAATTGATAAGGAGTCAACTTAATTTAACTCTGATCGCTGTTATTACTCAAATTTTTACATGACGAACATTGACAATAATTTTTCATGCCAGAGAGGCTCAAATTAAGCACAGATTCAAATGCATAAGACAAGTGCTGAACATAATTTTACTATAATTGCAAAAAAACATCTAAAACACATTTCCACCCTTATCAGTGTCATATAAAGTCCCATGATCTATTATATGTCTACTGTGACAAGAGACAATATGGGAGTGACAGATGTGAGGTAAGGAAAATGAAACTTAAGGAAAGGAAAACTCATCCATTGTAATAATGCTAGCCTCACTCAGTCAGTCCCATGACTTCTGAAACTCTTCACTAAGAAAGACATCACATCTCAGACAGAGCACACCATGGGCGTCCAGGGATTGACCAGGTTTATGGAGGAGAATGGAAACATTTTAAAAGATGTTCCCTTCAGAAACAGCAAGCTGATCATAGATGGTAGTAATCTGTTCCATTTGCTTTATTTTAACTCACGTTTGGATCAGAGTCATGGAGGGGATTACGATGCGTTTGAGGGCCAAGTCTGCAAGTTCTttaaggctctgagagactgCGACATTGACCCTTTTGTGATTGTAGATGGGGGCTCCGACTACACCGACAAAAAGTTTGAAACACACAAAGAACGAGCTCAATCAAGGATCAACACAGCCAACAGCTTGTCCATGGGGCTTCAGGACAGGGGTGGTGTACTACCAACCCTCATCAAAGATGTCTTCAAACAGGTCCTCTCCAGCCTGAAGGTGCCATTCGCACAGTGCATTTGTGAGGCAGACCAAGATATAGCCTCCCTGGCTCGAAGTTGGAACTGTCCAGTGCTGACCAATGACAGTGACTTTTATATCTTTGACATCCAGGCAGGATTTCTGCCCACATCCCATTTTCACTGGCAGAAAGTGTCTATGCAACGTGGGAGCTTTATAAGATACATTCCCTGCAAGCAGTACACCACAACAAGCTTCTGCAAACACTTCAACATCAACAGACAGGTTCTCCCAGTCTTCGCCGCCATGTTAGGAAACGACTACGTCAAGTTGCATAACATGGGCATTTCCCTCAGGTGGGAAGAATACTCGTCAATGGAAGGAAGGTTCGCCCGCTTCGACGGCTTGCTGAATTGGCTGGCTCGCTTCCAGGGGCAGAAGGAGGCCTTGGACTCTGTGCTCAGGCTTATCCTTCATGGTAACAACAGACAGAAAATGGATGCTGCCCTCCAGGGCCTCTCCCTGGGCATAGAAGAGTACCATCTTCCCCCTAGTTGCCTGGAGCGGTTCTTCAACGATGGAGTGGGACCAGGCCCCGGCCGTCTCGCAGAGCCTCTGAGGGTCCTTCCAGACTGGACCCTACTGCCGTTGATGAAGGGTAGACTTCCCTCCTGCATTGTAGACGTGCTGCTGCTGAGGAAGGTGATGCATCATGTCCAGGTGGAAGATGCCCACTTGCCCTGTGGGAACAACACCTCTCGGCCAGTACGACAGGTACTCTACGGGCTGCTGCTGGGTGGGAGGAGGGCAGACCACAGCAGTCAGAGACCCCCAGTGGATGACGTGGAGGAGTATTACAGGGAAGGCCAGTACCTGACCAGCAGCATGGTTGAAGCCGTCCTGCCCAGTGCTGTAGAACAGATGCAGCTAGACACTCTGTATCAGGTATGTATACATGTGTatgatatagtatacagtatattcaaACATACTGCTGGTGATTCTCATTCTCTTGCTGTGCTCCTTAGGCTCCAAGGCCAGTGCAGCTTAAGGTGTTTTTGGAGACCCTTGGTGTGTCCCAGTCCACTTTGAGCGGTGTCCCGCCTCATCTGCGTCTTCCTGTGGCTGTCACCTGCTACTGGCTGAGGCACGCCCATCCCCCTCCAGACCTGCCTCTCCTGCAGGCCCTGCTACTAGGATTGGTGTACGGAGAGCTCTGCAGACAGAGGAAGAGCCAAAGAGGTATGGCCCAGAGCATGAACGAGAAAACACAGTATTTAGAATTGATAAATATTGAACTGTGTGAAGTGCAGCCACTGACTCCTCCCTTTTTTGTGTAACAGGGTTTATGGGGGGACCAGTGTTGGAGAGGCTGAGAGGGCTGATTCAGAGAGGTACAAGGAGCCTAGACCTGGGTGTGGCCCACGCCTACAGCCAGTGGCAGTGCTGCCTGAAAGAAAGCCTTCACCTGAACCAACTGCTGTGCCTCCCTCTTGCCGAGCCTCAGTGTGCCTGGTAAGGTGTCCCTTCCTAAGTCAACCCTTGCCCCTAAACTTAGAGCAGTGGTATTCATTCACATCGTATTTTAGCCCAGCAGAAACACAGCTAATTCAACCATGTTTTGTTTCCCGTGTGGTGTCTAGGCTGTACAAGGGTACTCTGGTGCACCAGCTTGTGACCAAACTGAGAGGGGGGTTAACCCCGGATTCTCTCCTGATTGGAGGCCCTTGCTCTGGGCAGCTGTATCGGGCCATGCTGGGAGCCATACTCAACTCCCATGATGCTTCTGTCATCCCCTTGGTGTCTGTGCCGCGGAAGGCCACACCTCCATCCTTGACACAGCCACTGGACGACCTGACGGCCCATCTACACATTCTGGCTctggaagatgatgatgatgatggtgctgGAGGTGGGAGCAAGGCCAAGCCAGAGGACGATCTGGGTTGGACTTTGGTCTCAGTGCGGACCCGGCACAAGAGCAAGGACAGATTCAACCGAGCTAGGAATCCAGAATTCTCCCGGAAGCAGGGGCGGATCGGCTGGGAATAGGGAGGGACCACTATATAACTGTTTAGATAGACTTTCTGCTCAACTCTTTAATATTTTTATTGTTCTTATGTGTACCTTTTATGACTTAATTGACATTGTGTTTTTTAGCATGAACTATAATAGATGTTATGAAAGTTAAAAGTTTCACTTTGTTTTATTTTGGTCTTTGAAAATAGCTCTATAAATCTCATGTATTGTTACTATTAAAATATTTTCAGAGCAGCAGTAATGTATCATAATTGTATCATCAAAatgaaaaataacatttaaatCAGCTGTTCTTGAGAATTATCTCTGCTTTGGCAGTATATTTTATATGGAAATCTTAAACTGAACAAATCTTagatattgtactttttacctcAATCTGAAAACGTATGACACTCAAACCTTTAACCaagttagcagacactcttaaaaTAATTACAAAAAATGTAAACCATTGATAAGGCATTTACAAACGGTTTGTTTTGTGTACAGCAgtgcagctctctaggccctttaCTCTTTCCTATTTTTagcaatgacctgccactggcattaaacaaagcatgtgtgtccattgATGCCGATGATTCAACCAAAACTGAACTAGCTCTTATTGGCAGAGGTTTAGAACtccttcttattggtctattaactaattaaccgtctggtgatgtcaccaggcaggccaaaactccatcccagcaaaacaggctgaaattccaggcaGTCTTTCCAAACACTAAAAGAGCACTGTCATCATTTtcccaatttcacagtattattccaacctggaaatatatacaaaacacagggaaaTCTAGTTTTTGACTGAACTGGGTATTTAATAGAACCAAAGTCTAATGGGGTTTTGGGGacttttttctatatttttattttagtaatacttttttttcttaaaactgcattgttggttaagggcgtataagtaagcatttcactgtaaggtctactacacctgttgtattcggcacatgtgatatGTCCCCTATGACGATTTCTACGTGTTCTACTGTCTCTCTGGGTGGGAATGTGATCTGTTACTCTCTCTTACACAATATTATGTATCCTTTGATTATTGTCTCTGTGCTGAGCTCTTTTAGGCTGTTCTGTAGCACTAGCCCCAAGTCAAATTCTGCTGCCTTACCACCGGTCATTATAGCAGGATTGGggccaattccatttcaattcagtcaattcaggaagtaaattcCAATTCACAATGTTATtctcattgaaaagcattgagaACATTTTTAATTGTAAtgggaatttcagtttactttctGGATTGCCTGAATTGAAATtaaattgagcccaaccctggtgTATACATAATCATTACAGGATCTCACTTAACTGCTGTCAGACTGGCACCTGCTGATCTGAGAAAGTTAAGAAAAAAGTTGATTATATTGCCGCTTATGTGTCTTTCCACTTCAACTGAGGTGGTCTAAAATGTCAATGAGATACAGAGTATGTACGTCCTATAACTTTAAATGTAGTGGTCCAATAATACATTGGTGTATGGTTACTATGATAATACATAAGTCCAGTTATCATTCTCCTCATTATCATATTCCAGTTATCATTATTCACTAGTAAGGGTGGGTACCGCTTTGTGGCACTATGCCACCTAGTAAAAAACTGTCAAGAATATAGTTTTGAATAATGAAATATTCACAAAGGGCAGTTGTGAATATACTGTAGGTGATTCTGTTGGATCTTGCAGCCCTATTGACAGAGCTGAGTCATAATTACTCACCTAAGGCATCATTTCATTGGACCTTTGTTTTTTTAACCTTTGCATTCTGTGTAGGCCTACGGCACCTGGTGTCCCTAGTAGGCCCTGACCTGGGTAGGGCacaacagacgtgtgtgtgtggtgttagtCAAGAACAGGGATATACAGTCACAATGTTAGAGACTGGGCCAATTGCAATCACTATTGACCGGTGTATTACAGCGAGGTGATCCATTAATATAGACTAAGACCACCCACACAGCTGATCTCAATGATTCTAAAATGTCCACCGCTCCAAAGCCCCTTTTATAGCTTACCTGAAGCTAACGtgtgtcctttgtcctgatcttgtccatatTCTGATTGTTCCCACATTTGTAGACAGGTGTAGATGATTAAAAGACTCATTGTGATCCTAACCACCTCCGGTAGGAAGTCAGGCATGCATTGACTGGATATCTTTACAAGTGTAGACAGATCGGACCGAGaaatcattgacaggtggcaCCATTGACTTATGGCATCAATGTGTCTTAAAATAAATAAGTAACATTATGAAAGAATAGTATTCAAATATTTGGATACAGGGAGGGACCAGGAAAAATATGCAGACAGTGGATGGATAAGAGACACATTTTAATTCCATGTGTAGAcacatttctgaaaatgtggacaagatcaggaaacaggaataaaccatgtataaacaggGCTCAAAACCTTTGCACCCCCATTTCTTCCAAAACATTTTTAGCTCTAAAACAAACCTTGATGTAGATGGGAATTAAATTAAattttacttacaagcccttaaccaacaatgcagttttaagagaaataagtgttaagtaaacaATTGACaagtaaaaaatttaaaataaaattaacaaataagtaaacagcagcagtaaaataacaatagcgaggctatatacagggggtaccggtacagagtcaatgtgcggggcaccggttagtcaaggtaattgaggtaatatgtacatgtaggtagagttaaagtgactatgcatagataaacaaagagtagcagcagcataaaagaggggggcAATGCACATAGTCTGcactgtatttttattttttaatttactgTAATAGTCTGGCAGCACAGGTGCCAGAAATAGACTAAAACTACAGActaaaaatgtatataaataatCTGTATAAAACGGTGATTTACTTTCAATCAAAATAAAGTATATTACTGCAATTTTATGCCATGAACTCCTATTTTTACCTGGAATCTTCTAATTTGCTGGCATTGGTTGTGAAAATAAAGATTTGGCCAGCTAAAAGCCTAAAGAACTCCTTAATTGATGACAAAATATAGCTAGCACACAGATTATAATCATAATATTACAAAAACTACTCTCAATTCAACTGGTATCCGTTGTGAAAATAGAGAATTGGTCAGCTAAAAAAACAGACAACTCCTTAATTGTTGACAAAAATAAAGCTAGAAAAcagattattataataatattacaaAAACCTACTCTCAATGTAACTATTATTGGTTGTGAAAATAGAGAGTCAAGGTAGAATGCAGTTAATGTTTGTAATGTAGTGATATCAGTATCAGTACAATCCCAGACgacagcattttttttttacattctctTGCATAATTGTATACTGTTTAAACATCAGAAACTTTATTTTACTATAATTATCTGCATTTAGAATGTAAAACTAAAGTAAATATCCATAAAACAATGGTAAATGTAGTGTTTTCTTTACAATGTATATTACTGTATTTCTACAGCTTATTGTTGTGAAAAGGGGATGCGTGTCTGTAAAAATACAGGAAGTTTAATGTATTTCGCATTTACTGACATCTCCTATTATTCAACACAACGAAAGTTAAATATAAGTTTATCCCTGTAATTTCACAGTATTCTACCATTATTCATAAGTACAGAAACAAAATGTTTTTACAGTGtgtgtagccctttgattagctgttcaggagtcttttggcttgggggtagaagctgtttagaagcctcttagaccaagacttggcgctccggtaccacttgccgtgcggtagcagagagaacagtctattactagggtggctggagtctttgacaatttttagggcttcctctgacaccgcttggtttagaggtcctggatggcaggaagcttggccctggtgatgtactgggccatacgcactaccctctgtagtgccttgcggtca
The sequence above is drawn from the Salmo salar chromosome ssa05, Ssal_v3.1, whole genome shotgun sequence genome and encodes:
- the LOC106574784 gene encoding protein asteroid homolog 1, translated to MGVQGLTRFMEENGNILKDVPFRNSKLIIDGSNLFHLLYFNSRLDQSHGGDYDAFEGQVCKFFKALRDCDIDPFVIVDGGSDYTDKKFETHKERAQSRINTANSLSMGLQDRGGVLPTLIKDVFKQVLSSLKVPFAQCICEADQDIASLARSWNCPVLTNDSDFYIFDIQAGFLPTSHFHWQKVSMQRGSFIRYIPCKQYTTTSFCKHFNINRQVLPVFAAMLGNDYVKLHNMGISLRWEEYSSMEGRFARFDGLLNWLARFQGQKEALDSVLRLILHGNNRQKMDAALQGLSLGIEEYHLPPSCLERFFNDGVGPGPGRLAEPLRVLPDWTLLPLMKGRLPSCIVDVLLLRKVMHHVQVEDAHLPCGNNTSRPVRQVLYGLLLGGRRADHSSQRPPVDDVEEYYREGQYLTSSMVEAVLPSAVEQMQLDTLYQAPRPVQLKVFLETLGVSQSTLSGVPPHLRLPVAVTCYWLRHAHPPPDLPLLQALLLGLVYGELCRQRKSQRGFMGGPVLERLRGLIQRGTRSLDLGVAHAYSQWQCCLKESLHLNQLLCLPLAEPQCAWLYKGTLVHQLVTKLRGGLTPDSLLIGGPCSGQLYRAMLGAILNSHDASVIPLVSVPRKATPPSLTQPLDDLTAHLHILALEDDDDDGAGGGSKAKPEDDLGWTLVSVRTRHKSKDRFNRARNPEFSRKQGRIGWE